The sequence CTGGTGGTGTTCGACCTCGACAACACGCTGTGGGACGGCGTGCTGCTCGAAGGCGATGTTCGCCTGCGTGACGGGATCCGCGAGCTGTTCCGGGAACTGGACGAGCGCGGCATCCTGCTCTCGGTCGCCAGCAAGAATGCTCCGGCGGACGCGCTTGAGCGGCTTGCCGGGTTTGGTCTCGATGAACTCCTTCTGTTTCCGCAGATCGGCTGGCTGCCGAAATCGCGCTCGATCAAGACGATCGTCGACACGATCGATATCGGGATCGATTCGGTCATGTTTATCGACGACAATCCGTTCGAGCGCGCCGAAGTCAGCGCGGTTCACCCCAAAGTCGAAGTGCTCGACGATCAGTCGCTTGCGAACTTGCTCCAGCACCCGCGCCTTCAGGGTGCCAAAACCGCCGAATCGCGTAGTCGCCGTAAGATGTACCAGGAGGCTGTGGTACGCACGCAGGCGGCCGGCTCGTTCGGAGATGACTACCTTGAGTTCCTGCGCAGTTGCGAGCTGGTGCTGACGATCCGGCCCGATCTGCCCGCCGATCATGACCGGATTGCCGAGCTGGTCCAGCGCACCAATCAGCTCAACTTCTCAGGCCGGAAGTATGACCGTGCCGCCATCGCCGAGGCGCTAGAGGATGATCGCATCCACCTAGTGATCGAATGCAGCGACCGGTTCGGCAGCTATGGCACGGTCGGCTTCTGCATGGCCCATCTGGAGGACATCGCCGGCACACCGCGGGTCGTGGTTGATGATTTCATGCTGTCATGCCGGGTCCAGGGCAAGTTCATCGAACAGGCATTGATCGATCACCTGGTTCGCCTAGCGGGGCCCGCGACGGCCGAAGTCTTCATCGATTTCCACAAGACCGATCGCAATCGGCCCGCGCAGCTGGTGCTGGAGGAGATCGGATTTACCGGGGGAGCGTCGAGCGGCTACAGTCTGGATCCGCGGGAGGTTGAACTCTCCGTCCCCTTCATGACGGTCAGGACAGCCTGACGTGGCGCTGCACGGCCCTCTGAAGACATCGATCGCCACGGCCTGGATGGCGGGAGCGCGCCTGTTAAGAGTCCGCCCGGCGCTGACCATCCTCTATTATCATGCCGTGCCTGATCATCTGCGGGATGGTTTTGCCCGGCAAATGGATATCCTGGCGGCTGAGACGGACGTTGTCTTCGCTGATTTCGAAGGTGACGTGGGCGGCGATCGCCCCATGGTCGCAATCACGTTCGACGATGCATTCACTTCGGTTGCCCGCAATGCAGTTCCAATCCTGGCGGAGCGAAGGCTGCCCGCGACAGTCTTTGCTCCCAGCGGTTGGCTTGGCCAAAAGGCCGGTTGGGCAATGGAATCGCTGCACGACCAGGCCGAAACCGTGATGTCGGCGGATCAACTCCGAGCGATCCAGTCACCCTTGCTGCGGATCGGGTCGCATTCGATCGATCATGTCCAGATGGCAGCAGTTGGGCCCGAGGAGGCTGCCCGGCAGGCGGCAGTGTCGCGATCCGCGTTGGAAGAGGTCTGCGGGCAAAAGGTCGACGAATTTGCGTTTCCCTATGGCAGCCTCAACGATGCGGCGGTTCAGGCTGTGCACGGCGCGGGCTATCGCCGGGCCTATTCGGTCATGCCCGAACGGATCGGCAGCGGCCACGCTGCAATTCTCCGGGGCCGTACGGCGGTTGAACCATCCGACACCGAACGCTTGTTCAGATTGAAGATGCACGGCGCGTTTTGCTGGATGCCACTCGCCAGCCGGCTAAAGCACGCCCTGCGCGCGTAGGCTTTAGCTCCGCTTGACCAGGCGCGCCGGCAGAAGCGACCGGATCAGCCCTGCCAGGCGTTCCCGCCGCTCCAGCGCGGGGTTCTCGATCAGGTGCCAGGAAAGGACAGCCAGGACGAGCGTGGCTGGCAGGGTCAGCGCTATCATCTCGAGTACGGTAATGCCGGGAACAAGCCAGGCGACGGTCTGCTGCGCCGGAAAGGCATAGATATAGGTACCATAGCTGTAGTCACCCAGGCGGTTATAGCCCAGCAGCCAGTTGGCCTTGGCATGGCCCAGTAGCAACGCCAGATAGGCAAGCGCGAAACCGTAGGCCAGCGGCCACAGCGGCGTGAGGTAAAGTGCCAAGGCCCCTGCACAGACTAGCACCAGCGCAGGCCCACTGGCTGGAATCCGGTCGCGCAGCAGGTAGATCGCCATGCCAGTTACAAAGGGGAAAGACAGGCGTATCCAGCTCCCCGGTTCATCAGTGACGGTAATGGCCACGCAAACTGCCAGATAAATCGCCAGGAATCCCAGCAAACACTTGCCACGCAGGGCTCCAAGCAGTCCTAGCACCACGACCATCGCATAGCAGGCGACTTCCCAGAACAGCGTCCAGAGCGAGCCGTTGATTGCGCCAGGGTAAATGTTGGCGGTGAACACATAGGGCAGATCGAACTGCAGGAACCGCAGGCTGAGGTTGCGGGGCACATAGGTCCAGACTCGCGGATCAGCGAAGAAAGTCCGCCAGTCCACCACTGCCGCAATCGGACCAAGGATGAAGGCGGTGATCGCCAGAACCACCAGCAGACCCGGGAAAATCCGTGCAATCCGCGCCGCGGCAAAGCTCCACAGATCGGTGCGGCGGTCAAAACTGCGCGTGATCATGTAGCCCGATATGCCAAAGAAGATATAGACTGCCGCCGCACCAAGCGACTGCCCGGTCAGTCTTTCGAGCGGCTCCTCGCTGCCCATGCCGCGGGTCAGGGGAAAGCTGTGGGATACGAGCACCGCCGCGGCGGCCAGCAGGCGGATCAGGTTGAAATGATTGTCCCGCCCTGCAGGCAGGTCAGCAAAAGTCCTCAACCGCGATCTCCCCTGTCTGACAGCGGGTCAACCACCCGGAAACCTGACTAGTGCCAGCCACCCGGACGCTTGGCCAGCCATCGGCGCAACAAAGTTCATGATTACGGATTATTGGCATATTCAGTTTATCATCGCTTCTCTAAGAACGAACAATACCCCACCACGGCAGGTCTAAGGCCAGTGTTGCTGGTCACAGGCTGAGCTTCGGTATAGTTTCGCGGCTACAAGTCGCGAATGACAGGATGCATTTGATGGAATCGATCTTCGACTGGATCACGGTCCTGGTCTTTTGCGGTTTAGCTGTGCTGTACCTGCAGCGTTCGGCCGCGCCTGAACCGACTGACAAGGTCTGGCACTATCTGCCGCCGGCCATGGGCTGCATGGCCGTGAACTACGTCGGCGATGAAGGCTATCCGATCCCCGCTGTTGCCTTGCTGGTGGCAGTACTGGCCTATATCTATTACGTGCTTAAGCCGCTGTCCCGCCCCGAATAGGGCTATGCCGCGCGCCAACCTTCCCTCTCCCGGATAACAAAAACACATGAGCTGGATTAGAAAGCTTTTCGGGCTTGGCCCACAGAACGACCAGGCGGAGTATGATGACGGACAGGCAACGCTGGTCGTTTCCGCGCCCGTTGCGCCGGCCAGCAATTCCGGAGGATTGCCACGCTTTTCCGGCCTGGCGAACGAGATTGAGGACGATCGCGGCCAGTCCCGCGAGCTTTCGGCCGGTCACCGGCTAGGCCGCGCCTACCCGGTTTCGCAGCCGGTTTCGGACCTGCGGCAATTCGCCGGGCGGCGCGAACTGCTGACCAGCGTGATCCGTTCGATCGAAGAACGGCGAATGCACGTGGTGCTCTATGGTGATCGCGGGATCGGCAAGACCTCCCTGCTGCATATCATAGCCTTGCTGGCCAAGGATGCCCGCTATCTGGTGCGCTATTCCTCGTGCAGTGCCTCCAGTGACCTCGACAGTACCTTTCGTGCGATCGCCGAGGACATTCCGCTGCTTTACCATGAAAAGGGTGATCCGACCTCGGCCCAGGTCGAATCCGGCAAGACCCTGGCCGATCTGTTTGATGCGAGCCGGCTGACGCCTGCCTCGCTCAGCGAGGTCCTCGATGGCGTATCCGGCACGCGGCTTCTGATCATTCTCGACGAGTTCGACCGGACCGAGAACCCGGATTTCCGCCGTGAAGTGGCCGAACTGATCAAGAACCTGTCCGATCGCAGTTCCAAGGTCCAGATCCTGATCGGCGGCGTTGCTGAAAACCTTAGCGAGCTGGTCCGCCAGATCCCGTCGATCCGCCGCAACCTGCTGGGCATCCCGGTTGGCCGGATGAGCGATGCCGAACTGATCGAGATCCTTACCAATGGGCAGGCAATCAGCGGCCTTCTGATCGACAAGATTGCGCAAGAGCGGCTGATCGCCTCGGCCAATGGTTCGCCTTATCTGGCCAATCTGATCGCCCACCAGGCCAGTAGCCGCGCAATCGAGCGCGGCGGCAAGTCAGTGACTTCAGCCGATCTAAAGGACGGACTGGCGATGATGGCGCGCGAACAGATGCTGCGCCTGCCCGAAGCCGCCCAACAGCAGGTTGAGAAGCTTTTGACCCAGGTCCCGCATGATCAGCTGCGCGCCGCCGTTGGTCATGCCCTGGAACATTTCGGGCAAGTTACGCTGAACCAGTTCCCGGCTTTGAAGCCGATGGCCGATGGGGAGGCCAGCGGCGAGATCCCGCTGACCTTTGTCGATGACGGCGTTCCGCTGACAATCTGGTTGCGACTGGCCGAACTGCAAAGCTGACCCAGGGTCCACCCTGGCATACCTGGATAGGACGCAAAGCAGCGCCTGTGGCGACTCATGTGTTTACGGGCGCGATCGGCCTGGGCGGTTCTTCGCCGAAGTCCTTGGGAACTGCAAACCCCCTCGCTCGCGCAACCATATCCGCCCAAAAGCAAAGGGCCGGGTCAAAGACCCGGCCCTCGAAGCGGTTTTAACTGGTAATCAGATCAGGCGTAGCTGACCTTGACCGTCTGGCGACGGCGGCGCAGCTGCCAGCCAACCAGGCCAACACCGGCAATCATGAGCAGCCAGGTGGCAGGCTCAGGCACGACCGAGAAGGTGGTGAGGAAGAGCGTCGAGCTCGACAGGCCACCCAGGTTCAGGGTGATCTTGTCGGTCGGCGAAAGGTTATCCCAGCGGAAGAAAGCGGTCGACTGCTCGCCATTGTTCGCACCACCACGGTGGATACCGATGATGGTCTTGCCAGAGAGGATCCCGCTGCCAGCAGTAAAGTCGATCGTGTTGCCGTTAAGGCTGCCGAGGATCTGCACAGTGTTGGACAGGATATTCGGCGACCAGTTAAAGCCGAGCAACGCGAGGGCAGCCTTAGCATCAGCCCGCATGCCGGGCGAACCGCCAAGCAGCTGACCTTGGTACCAGCCGACACAGGCCGAAGCCGTCGGCGAAACCTGCGAGGCATTACAAGCTAGGCCCGTCGGAGTGAGCGCGGCCTGAGCCGGCGATGCGGCCGCAAAGGTCGCGGCAGCTGCGAGTGCAAGGGTAAAAGTCCGCTTCATTTCAAATACTCCAGTTCTTCCCTGCCCCTCATCGCCCATGCCCCCATCCGGGAAAGCGCGACCTTTTTAGCTAAAGGCCGATTCGGAGTTAATGCCTGTTTAACCCTCGGCTGGGGGACTGACAATGCAAAACACTAGGGGATTCCACGGTTGTCCCATAACGGAGCAACGCCTTGGCACTCCGTTAGCCGCACTTATCCTTCGGCCGCGAGCAGGACCTTGCGGCCATCGCGGCCGAGCGAGCTCGCCAGGGCCTTAAGAAAGGCCTCAACTGCGCCAAATACCGGCATATCCGGGTTAGTGCGGATCGCAGAAGCCCGGACTAGCGCGCCGTCGGGCACCAGCCCCTCGATCGCATTGGCGAAGCGCATCTCGCGTTGCTCTGCCTCATTGCGGGGGAACCGGCGGCCCATGCGGGTCCAATAGACCAGATCCTCAATTCGGTCCCGCACGGTTGCCGTCAGTGCGACTGCCGGCACCTGCGTCACGCCAAGGTCGAGCATGAGGCTGCGCGGCGGGCCAACCGTGAAGCCGACCGCCGGGTAGCAGGCCTCAGGACGATGCAATTGCAAGGAATCGCTTTGCCGGCTGCCATAGGCGATGCTCAGCATCATTGGCATGTTAGCCTGATCGGCGCGGTAATAGATCCGGGCCAGCTGATCGCCATAGAGACGCGAAGCCAGGCTGCCTTCGGTTCGGGGGACGACAATGTCCCCTTCCTGGCCCTGGGACCAGGGACCAAGCTGCTGCGGGACCAGATTGGTAAGCTTGCCGCCCGGTGGCATCAGAACGACAGGGGTGCGCGGCCGCAGCCATTCGGCAAGGCCCAGCCCGCCGGCACAGGCCAGTCCGGCCAGCAGGTCACGCCTGTCCAGCGTCATGGTGCCGGGCTCCGCAGCAGCCACCGGCTGACCACCTGATCGAAGGCCATGATCAGCAACAGCCCAACCACAAACATGACCATGCCGGTGGTCGAATGCATGAAGCCCTGGGCCGCAGCATCACCAAAATAATAAGTAATCAGAATCAATCCGAAGACGCGGATGATATTCGCCAGGATCGCGATCGGGATTACCGCCAGAAGCAGGATCCCGGCATGACGCAGCGAGGCGCGGTGTGCGAGGAAGATATAGAGCAGGCTGATCGCAGTCAGCCCGAACAGCGAATTGAGCCCAGCGCAAGCATCCTCCACCAGCAACTGGTACTGGGCCACGTGCAGGACCACCCCTTCTCTTGCAATCGGGAAGCCGAGCGCGGCGGCAAGCCCTTCGGACGCCCAGCTAACCAGCACCTGGAGCGGCGCAGTCAGCTCGGTCATCAACCAGCCTGGTGGCGGCAGGCACAAGGCCAGGTAGAACAACGGAAACAGGTGCCGACGCACCGCCGCAAGCCCGGCCAGCCGGATGACCATGCCAACAAAGACCAGATACAGCCCAAGTCCCTCAACACTAATGAAGTCATAGGCGCGCCCAAAGGCATAGCTCAGCAAGCCGACCACAAAGACTGGCAGCGCCGGCCGCCAGTGCGCGGTCGCTCCAGGCGGCGGTGGGCGCAGCCCGTCGTGATAAAGCAGCCAAAGACCGGTCGCGAGGACAATGGGACCATGGGCACCGGTATCAGTCGACCAGGCGCTGCTAGAGAGGCTGGCGATGGTCGGCACAGCCAAGACCAGCAGCCCCAGCAGCAGCGGCCACCAGGCTGGAATGACAAGCTTCGTCCGGCTAATCGCGTCAGAAGTCATTCAGATAAGTGCCGATCGGCTCTGCCCCATCGGCGGCGAGCTCATCAAGCAGGACCCGCACATCCTTGACGAAGGTCTTGTCACGCCGGGTGACCACCAGGGCATAATGGGTAACCGCCGCGATCCGCCGTGCATCGGCCGAAAGGCTGGATGGCGGGGTGTCGATAATCGTTAGGTCGTAATCCCGCAGGCATTGGGAAATCAGGTTGCGGAACACGGACGAGCCGAGGCGGTCAGCCGCCGCAATGCCTGCATCGCCGGCATAGAGCACAGAAAGCGAAGGCTGGACCCGCTTGATGACGCCGGCCAATGGCAGGGTATCATCGGCCAGACATTCTCCCAGCCCTGCGCCATAGTGATCGCTGGCGATGAACTGATGGATCGATGGTCCGCGTAGGTTGCCGTCGATCAGGAGGGTATTGACGCCAGCCTGAGCCATGACGAACGCCAGATTCGCAGAGACGAAGCTGCAGCCGGCTTCCGCTGCGGGGGAACAGATGGCCAGGGCCCGGCGGCCACGATTGACGTGTTGAGAGAGCAGGTTGGAGCGCAGCCCCCGGAAACTCTCCGCCTGGATCGAGCCAGGCCGCGTTGCTGCCACCAGGTGCTCGGTCAGGACGAAGGAATGCTGGGCGCTACTATCCGCCAAAGCGTGCGGCCGCTCGCGCAAGGCGCCCGGGGCAATCGTGTAATCGACGTCAGCCATGGGCCATTACCTCAGAGGTTTGCGGCTTGCGGCCGAAGCTGAGCAGTTTCCAGCCTCCGCTTCGTGCCGGCACGGCCATTTCGCCCAGCACCGGCAGTTCGCCAAATCGCAGATCCGCGGTGCAGCGGACGCGGCGGGCCAGCAGTTCGGCGATGAGTGCTGCCAGGACGCCAAGCATCAGGCCGAGCCCGAGCGAACCAAAAATGATCAACGGCCAGTTCGGGAACGAAGGTTTGTTGGGTGCAGTCGCCGCGCCAAGCAGGGTCAGACCGCTCTCGATCGACTGTGACTGCTGCTCAAGTTCAGCAACCCGCATGCTGGCCTTCTGGAACTGGTCGCGCAGCACCGCCACTTCGACCGACAGACGCCGGGCCTCATCCGTCTTGCCGCGCTGGGCCAGAACCTTTTGCAACTGGGCGTTGTATTGTGCCCCGACCGAGGGACCCGAAGGGCCAGCGGAAACCACTTGCGCCGAACCAGCGGTGCTGGCCAGGGCCTCGCGCTGCCGCTTCATGTCGAGCAGCTGCGGGTTATTGGGGCCCAGTGTCCGCTCCGCCGTGCCAATCGCGGCATCAAGTTGTGCGATCTGCGCTGCAGCCGGATTTGCACCAACCGAGATAGCCTGCCCGCTGGCCTGCGCCGGTTGGGCTATTGCCAGCGCGGTCAATCGGCGTTGGTCCTGATCAATATCCTGATCGTCAAGCACGATGCCGTTGGCGCGTTCAAAGGCGCTCTTGCGCTGCTCGGCGGCGGCAAGCTCTTCCTTGATCTTGGCCGATTGCAGCCTGAACCATTCGGCATCGCGGCTGGCATCTTCGCGGCGGAAGGCAATTGCCTGTTCGATATAGGCCCGCCGGATCGCCTCTGCCACGGCAGACGCACCTTGCGGCGAAGGCGCAGTGTAGGAAATGTCGAGGATGTTACTTCCCTCGATCAGTTCGGCATTGGTGCTGTCAATAACCCGCTGTGCCATCCACCGGCGGAAATCGCGCACGTCGTCCGAACGGCGGTTGGCATACTGCTCGGCCAGGTCGGGCGAACTGGCCCAGCCAAGGATATCAACCACCTTGCCGGCAATGCGATAGTCGCGGATCAGCTCGGTCTGGGTGCGAACATAGGCGCGCGCAAACTGGGAGGAGATGCTTTCGCCCGTGATCGGGTCTGGCTTGACCAGATTCAGCATGACACGGGCATGCGCCTGGTACCGCGGCGGCAGAACCATGCCTGCGATCGTTGCCGCAAACAGAGCAAGCACCGTGGCTATCAGGATCAGTGCCCGGCGCGCCCAGAGCAATCTGAAGATTTGTTCGAAACTCATGCGATCGGGCCGATCCTCATTGGACTAGAAGAAGCGTTCGCCGACGACGACAGTATCGCCGCCCTGCAACACGGAATCGAGTCCTACCTTGATTTGCTTACCATTCCGGAAAAGCGAGAGACGCCCCGTTGAGCCGCGCTCGGTCAGGCCGCCACCCCGGGCCAGGGCCATGCGCAGGGTCATACCGCGTTCGGTCCGATAGGCTCCCGGCGCATTGACCTGCCCGTAGATGTAGAAGTTGGGCGCCGCGCCAATGTACAGCTTGTCACCGGGCTGAACCAGCGGATCATCGGCCGGCCCACCGCGAGAAAGCAGCTCGATCGGCAGGATCACCTCTTCGCCGGTAGCGCGCCGCAGGACCAGCTCATCGCTAGCGGTCGGACGCGGACCGCCGGCGCGCGCCAGGATTTCCGAAACGCGATAGGCGCGGTCAACCGGCACCAATCCGGGAACCGCGAACTCGCCCAGCACTGTCACATAGCGGCTGGCATAACTGACGACCGTCACGCTCACGACGGGATCGACGTAATAGCCGCCATCACGCAACAGCTTGGCTACGCGTTCGCGCAGCTGGATCACGGTCAGATTCGAAGCCATGACCGAATGGAGATAGGGCAGCTGAACCGTGCCATCGACCTGGATCTGCACGCGCGGCTTGAATTCTTCGCGGCCCAGCACCGCAATCTCCACCACGTCGCCAACCCCCATGACATAGCCGTCATTCAGGGTGATCACGCCGCCATTCGCCGGTGCTGCGACCGAGGCCTGGGTCGGAGCCTGGGTCGGAACCTGGGTCGGAGCCGGCGCAGAAGTTTGTGCGGCAGCAGGACCGGCATGGACCGACAGCGCAATCAGGAAAGCAGCAATCAGGGAAAACAAGCCGCGCAAGGGCCGTGCATTTGCAAATGCGAAATTCATCTGGTCCATCATCCTGGTGCTAGAGCTTGAGCCGGCCACGCAGGCCGACATAGCCACCGCTGTAATCAAAGATCGTACCGGTCGCGTTGCGCCGTTCGTGTCCGCCCTCAAGGGTGAGATCGAGCCGGCGGCTGGTGCGCAAGGTCATCGCGGCGAAAATTCGGCGGAACTTGTCCTCATCCAAAAGCGGACCAAAATTGGCCTGGGCGCCTTCGTAATCGCGTTTACGCAGGCTGAAACCGCCCGAAGCGGACAGCCGTTCCGACAAGGCGTAGCTGGCCCGTACTTCGTTCATCAATTGCTTCGAATAGAGCGCTTCGGCTCCCAGTGACGGCTGGATCGAGCGTTCGGTGAAAGCCCGGATCTGGAGCCGTGTGCCTGGCTTGATCGTACCGCCGACCCGCCACGTTGTGCCCTTGAAGTCTTGCGCAGCGGCATTGTCGGGCTTGAGCCAAGTATAGGCCAACATCGCATCGGCCGTCAGCAGCGTGCCGATATCGCGGGACAGCTGCAATCGCACTTCATCCGTCTGGTAGCCCGAATATGCGGCCAGCGGCGTGGCAACACGGTTGCCGAATTTGAGCTTCTCGTGCTCGTAGGTCAGCTTGGCCTTGCCGATAACCGGGTGGTCATAGGCAATACCCCCAAACACACGGTTTGATGTGTAGTCCGATATATCACGAAGCGCGTTCGAATTGTCCCCGCGCGCATGCACGTATCCGAGTGACGGGCGCAGGCCATAGACGTAACCGCAGCGCCCTTCGACGCGGTAGGTCTGGACAGTCTCGGTGTTGCTGACGCTGTCTTCATCCGGCAGGTTGACCAGGGCAATGCTATCAAGATCGCTTTGACGGCGGTCTACTCGCGCAGCCACTTCGGCCAGACAGGGTCCAACATTTATGCCGGTCTCTGCACCGATCCCGATCCGCTCGCGGTTCAGGCGCGTGTTGCGACGGTAAAAATCATAGCCGACATTGGCGACCAATCTAAGCGTGTTCCGCCCGATATCGCGGTTGACCGCGATATCGACGCCAACCGTGAGACGCTGGTCTGCAAGAACCAGTCCGCGCGCAGCCGCACTCGCTTCTGACGATCTTACCGAGTTGCCAAAGTGGCGCAGGTCGAAGTTGAGCCCGACCTCCTCGAAATTGCCCTTCGGCGTT comes from Novosphingobium ginsenosidimutans and encodes:
- a CDS encoding acyltransferase family protein; this encodes MRTFADLPAGRDNHFNLIRLLAAAAVLVSHSFPLTRGMGSEEPLERLTGQSLGAAAVYIFFGISGYMITRSFDRRTDLWSFAAARIARIFPGLLVVLAITAFILGPIAAVVDWRTFFADPRVWTYVPRNLSLRFLQFDLPYVFTANIYPGAINGSLWTLFWEVACYAMVVVLGLLGALRGKCLLGFLAIYLAVCVAITVTDEPGSWIRLSFPFVTGMAIYLLRDRIPASGPALVLVCAGALALYLTPLWPLAYGFALAYLALLLGHAKANWLLGYNRLGDYSYGTYIYAFPAQQTVAWLVPGITVLEMIALTLPATLVLAVLSWHLIENPALERRERLAGLIRSLLPARLVKRS
- a CDS encoding XrtV sorting system accessory protein, whose translation is MESIFDWITVLVFCGLAVLYLQRSAAPEPTDKVWHYLPPAMGCMAVNYVGDEGYPIPAVALLVAVLAYIYYVLKPLSRPE
- a CDS encoding HAD-IIIC family phosphatase; this encodes MFQFNYFARPSEWRGDRAPAADDLRDRLLLSWAEHCIECAAPSCYASCDLFSPTEAGKCRRIENGLVPVQAGQRTGVELRFKRWGKLEAQGNARLFPPAKARTAERLTALAARQAHALGQLIGRFSTAPRWATAHETLFKRVNTWLERHRDPTGPVPNLALIEAENLDAEPCELLLTIAVDKARLTRDLTASQLPPPVSIPITLVPGSNRLSIPISDAAPVFECGLPFNLALAPLGSATPHLILFELEVVFDPALAAQPVESAQTEFKVPAKLVVFDLDNTLWDGVLLEGDVRLRDGIRELFRELDERGILLSVASKNAPADALERLAGFGLDELLLFPQIGWLPKSRSIKTIVDTIDIGIDSVMFIDDNPFERAEVSAVHPKVEVLDDQSLANLLQHPRLQGAKTAESRSRRKMYQEAVVRTQAAGSFGDDYLEFLRSCELVLTIRPDLPADHDRIAELVQRTNQLNFSGRKYDRAAIAEALEDDRIHLVIECSDRFGSYGTVGFCMAHLEDIAGTPRVVVDDFMLSCRVQGKFIEQALIDHLVRLAGPATAEVFIDFHKTDRNRPAQLVLEEIGFTGGASSGYSLDPREVELSVPFMTVRTA
- a CDS encoding PEPxxWA-CTERM sorting domain-containing protein, with protein sequence MKRTFTLALAAAATFAAASPAQAALTPTGLACNASQVSPTASACVGWYQGQLLGGSPGMRADAKAALALLGFNWSPNILSNTVQILGSLNGNTIDFTAGSGILSGKTIIGIHRGGANNGEQSTAFFRWDNLSPTDKITLNLGGLSSSTLFLTTFSVVPEPATWLLMIAGVGLVGWQLRRRRQTVKVSYA
- a CDS encoding Wzz/FepE/Etk N-terminal domain-containing protein — its product is MSFEQIFRLLWARRALILIATVLALFAATIAGMVLPPRYQAHARVMLNLVKPDPITGESISSQFARAYVRTQTELIRDYRIAGKVVDILGWASSPDLAEQYANRRSDDVRDFRRWMAQRVIDSTNAELIEGSNILDISYTAPSPQGASAVAEAIRRAYIEQAIAFRREDASRDAEWFRLQSAKIKEELAAAEQRKSAFERANGIVLDDQDIDQDQRRLTALAIAQPAQASGQAISVGANPAAAQIAQLDAAIGTAERTLGPNNPQLLDMKRQREALASTAGSAQVVSAGPSGPSVGAQYNAQLQKVLAQRGKTDEARRLSVEVAVLRDQFQKASMRVAELEQQSQSIESGLTLLGAATAPNKPSFPNWPLIIFGSLGLGLMLGVLAALIAELLARRVRCTADLRFGELPVLGEMAVPARSGGWKLLSFGRKPQTSEVMAHG
- a CDS encoding outer membrane beta-barrel protein, coding for MAICLLSPAGLRAQETPKGNFEEVGLNFDLRHFGNSVRSSEASAAARGLVLADQRLTVGVDIAVNRDIGRNTLRLVANVGYDFYRRNTRLNRERIGIGAETGINVGPCLAEVAARVDRRQSDLDSIALVNLPDEDSVSNTETVQTYRVEGRCGYVYGLRPSLGYVHARGDNSNALRDISDYTSNRVFGGIAYDHPVIGKAKLTYEHEKLKFGNRVATPLAAYSGYQTDEVRLQLSRDIGTLLTADAMLAYTWLKPDNAAAQDFKGTTWRVGGTIKPGTRLQIRAFTERSIQPSLGAEALYSKQLMNEVRASYALSERLSASGGFSLRKRDYEGAQANFGPLLDEDKFRRIFAAMTLRTSRRLDLTLEGGHERRNATGTIFDYSGGYVGLRGRLKL
- a CDS encoding polysaccharide deacetylase family protein; translated protein: MALHGPLKTSIATAWMAGARLLRVRPALTILYYHAVPDHLRDGFARQMDILAAETDVVFADFEGDVGGDRPMVAITFDDAFTSVARNAVPILAERRLPATVFAPSGWLGQKAGWAMESLHDQAETVMSADQLRAIQSPLLRIGSHSIDHVQMAAVGPEEAARQAAVSRSALEEVCGQKVDEFAFPYGSLNDAAVQAVHGAGYRRAYSVMPERIGSGHAAILRGRTAVEPSDTERLFRLKMHGAFCWMPLASRLKHALRA
- a CDS encoding CpsD/CapB family tyrosine-protein kinase, translated to MADVDYTIAPGALRERPHALADSSAQHSFVLTEHLVAATRPGSIQAESFRGLRSNLLSQHVNRGRRALAICSPAAEAGCSFVSANLAFVMAQAGVNTLLIDGNLRGPSIHQFIASDHYGAGLGECLADDTLPLAGVIKRVQPSLSVLYAGDAGIAAADRLGSSVFRNLISQCLRDYDLTIIDTPPSSLSADARRIAAVTHYALVVTRRDKTFVKDVRVLLDELAADGAEPIGTYLNDF
- a CDS encoding exosortase C-terminal domain/associated protein EpsI, coding for MTLDRRDLLAGLACAGGLGLAEWLRPRTPVVLMPPGGKLTNLVPQQLGPWSQGQEGDIVVPRTEGSLASRLYGDQLARIYYRADQANMPMMLSIAYGSRQSDSLQLHRPEACYPAVGFTVGPPRSLMLDLGVTQVPAVALTATVRDRIEDLVYWTRMGRRFPRNEAEQREMRFANAIEGLVPDGALVRASAIRTNPDMPVFGAVEAFLKALASSLGRDGRKVLLAAEG
- a CDS encoding AAA family ATPase, which translates into the protein MSWIRKLFGLGPQNDQAEYDDGQATLVVSAPVAPASNSGGLPRFSGLANEIEDDRGQSRELSAGHRLGRAYPVSQPVSDLRQFAGRRELLTSVIRSIEERRMHVVLYGDRGIGKTSLLHIIALLAKDARYLVRYSSCSASSDLDSTFRAIAEDIPLLYHEKGDPTSAQVESGKTLADLFDASRLTPASLSEVLDGVSGTRLLIILDEFDRTENPDFRREVAELIKNLSDRSSKVQILIGGVAENLSELVRQIPSIRRNLLGIPVGRMSDAELIEILTNGQAISGLLIDKIAQERLIASANGSPYLANLIAHQASSRAIERGGKSVTSADLKDGLAMMAREQMLRLPEAAQQQVEKLLTQVPHDQLRAAVGHALEHFGQVTLNQFPALKPMADGEASGEIPLTFVDDGVPLTIWLRLAELQS
- the xrtV gene encoding exosortase V, whose amino-acid sequence is MTSDAISRTKLVIPAWWPLLLGLLVLAVPTIASLSSSAWSTDTGAHGPIVLATGLWLLYHDGLRPPPPGATAHWRPALPVFVVGLLSYAFGRAYDFISVEGLGLYLVFVGMVIRLAGLAAVRRHLFPLFYLALCLPPPGWLMTELTAPLQVLVSWASEGLAAALGFPIAREGVVLHVAQYQLLVEDACAGLNSLFGLTAISLLYIFLAHRASLRHAGILLLAVIPIAILANIIRVFGLILITYYFGDAAAQGFMHSTTGMVMFVVGLLLIMAFDQVVSRWLLRSPAP
- a CDS encoding SLBB domain-containing protein, yielding MFSLIAAFLIALSVHAGPAAAQTSAPAPTQVPTQAPTQASVAAPANGGVITLNDGYVMGVGDVVEIAVLGREEFKPRVQIQVDGTVQLPYLHSVMASNLTVIQLRERVAKLLRDGGYYVDPVVSVTVVSYASRYVTVLGEFAVPGLVPVDRAYRVSEILARAGGPRPTASDELVLRRATGEEVILPIELLSRGGPADDPLVQPGDKLYIGAAPNFYIYGQVNAPGAYRTERGMTLRMALARGGGLTERGSTGRLSLFRNGKQIKVGLDSVLQGGDTVVVGERFF